The region ATGGAACTAAACATTTGCATGGCCTTGCAAAAGGACATTGGCAGACAGGTGTTGCAGGTGGGTGTCCAAACGCATGTAGAGTTCAAAAGGCAGAGAGGAATATGtaaacaaggtcagccagctggatttcaaggaatatgagttccccaattggagctgttaatctggttcaatcagggataCCTGGCTGACATTAAACGATTTAATGTCAGGGATGCTGACACTCTGGTGCGTgtctctgaatgaggcagtactatagTCAATGACTGTTCACGTgaaaataaagtgtgacttggcgACTGGATACCAGCCTGTACAAAGTTATTTCAGAGTAGCTTACCACAGTCACATAGACTGTCATTTGTGGCTGTGGTAAGAGAACTTTCAATGCTGTGGCAGGCACAGAAATGGAACTGGAGGGATTTGAATATCTTTTAATGGAAAGGTAGGCACATATTGTGAGGCAATGGCCCATTCAGTTACTAAGGAGAGGAAAGGCAGCTTGGAGTTGGCGAGGTAGTTTGCATCAATAGAACATTGAGGTGGCACCatggctcacagcaccatggatcaggtttaattccaccctcaggcgactgtctgtctggggtttgcacattctccccgtgtctaggATGGTTTCCTcctaccatccaaagatgtgcaggtcaggtggattggtcatgctaaactgcccatagtgtccaggaatgtagacactaggtgggctagccatgtgaagtgcagggttacagggatagggtaggggtctgggagGGATAATCTTTGttgggtcagtgaggacttgcagggtcaaatggcctgatttaacactgcagggattctgtgaaggATATTTTCTGTACATTTAGCTATTCCATTGTACTCCTGGTTGACAGTCCGTAGTTTACTTAAGTAAACCTGAGAGAATCTAAAAACCTACTGGCATGCCCTAGTTCACACCAGTTAGAATAGAATACTCATTTACTTTTCCTTGTCTTTTTCataagaaaaatacagtgcaaagTATTTCAGTTGCCATATCGTGGTCACGATATTAAAGCAGGAGGCATAGATcagaaaaataacttttaaagACAAAGTCCATCTGCTCTAAGACACGCCAGAAGTTGCCGTCAAAGCATTAAACACTAACCCACTTCCATGAACTCATCATCATTCCTATCTTTGGTggctcctttctttaaaaaaaatcaccattgtTAATCCCTTCCAGCTCCACAACCCTTGCAGGTTTTCATACTCTTCTCACCTAAACTTCCTGAGCAGTCCTGACTTTAATTGGTCTGTCCTTGTGAATGTGCCTTCAGTTGTCTCAGTGTTAGGCCCTGGAATTCCCTGTTGAATTGCCCCCACATGTTGACTATGTTTCCTCCTCTAAGGCATTCTTAAAATATATCCCATCTTAATGTGTTAACAATGCGGCTCTGCATCAGACTTTGCTTTCTAACACTCCAAAGAAGTGCTTTAGAAAGTTTTACGTCATTAAAAGCTCTATATATACACCAGTTGTTGACAGGATGATTGTAGAATTTTGAAGAGAAAGTGGAAGAGAAATTAATGACTTCTCCTGACTTCACATTActtttttatacttttttttatcatTAAAAATTAGAAAACATGTTTAAATATGCTTGTTGagcaaaaaaagacaaaattcacaaaatgtcattgattttaaacttcaatgaaaaattaattttcttaATTAGACATTAAATCACTATAATTAGCAATCAGAAATAAAGTATGGTATTAAATGAAAggtaaaatctattttttctcacATTGTTTCCCTTCCTGTTAAAGGATTCATGCCTTGTTAGACTACAGAACAATTAGAGGCATCCTCCATATCCAGTTACTATTATTCACATCAATGTGTTTGCGGGTTACTTAACTGTGGAACTGCACAATTTCACCTGATCTTAATCTTATCCAATGTTCACAGCATATGTATTCCTAATTGGGAAAATCAGAAGATCTTGGAGTGATTCCACTCAATCCCCCACATTGACCTGGGCCATGACAGCTGCTAAAGCTACATTAGATTGTCAAATGTGGGATCTTCCTGATTTGTGTGACATGACTAATTACTGGGTAAATTCCTTGAACTATGTGAATAACATATACTTGAAATTAGTGCTATTTGAATGAATATACATCCTACAATCTAGTTTAAAAATTAGGAATCTTGATCGAGATTCAATACAATAAAAGATAATCATTCCAAAGAATTTCTACAATACACATATGTATTTGACATCATCATACAATATGTAAAATGCTTCAGTAAATAACAACGGTTTTAATATAAAACATAATGCACACAATCTGTAGCTTAAATGTACATCATAATGAGGAATAAATGATGTATAACATTTGCAGCAAACGAAGCGACTGTTGAATATTCAATCAGCCTTGTCTTTCTCTTAACTCAAACATATATAACTAATAATATCAGAGACATTTTTACATAATGATGTACTCAGCTGTAAGCTTCACAATATTTAAGTGCTATACATCATTATAATGTTGTACCAACATTTAACAGTATAtaaataatacatatgaaaatgttATATTGCATAGCAACAAAGTTCACATCATAAATTTGAGAACTTCAATTGAAAATATGAATTGATCTAAAAATGTTTTCTTGTAAGAAGAAAAACATACAGTAATGTAGCAGAATCTCAAACTAActgttttgttcactttgttgACTGAATTTCTTCCTTTTATGCtgtaattttagtgtcatttttTTAACTGAATATGAATTCTGGGCACTTTTTAAACATTGGGGGTTCTTTCCAGTTGCTAACAATGTAATGATTTAAAGGGAGGGAGTCAACCTCACCTAAGGGCCACATTGTCTTCTGTAGTATTCTGACTGAGCTAAAGAGTATCTGTCAAATTGGATTGGACAGATAGAAATTGAAGAAAGGTGTAATATGTAGCCCTACAGCTCTCGGTATAATTCCCCTCCCTAATAAATCATAGTAATCATAGTAAAAATGCACCAAAGTAAGTTTTATAATCATTGGTAATATCAACCAGAGCCACGCTGCTGACATTTACTACTAACCTGTCTCCACTTTGTAGCTGGAATATAGCTCCTAAATAAATGGTCACCTTCCAATGATTTTCATTTCCAAAGAGAGATCTGGTGGAACTCagtaacagtgtgggttcagggTAACTTGAGGTTAACTTGCTAATGATAAGAGTGATATGAGTAGTGTTTCTAACCCCTCGTCTAGTGTCTCTGAATGAGACCTGGGAGTAAACAAAGTAAGTTCCTTTCTTCGGAATGATGAGCGCTGGTTTCTGATAGATTAGCTGGCCTTCTGTGAAAGCAAGTCCATTCTTATCTTCCCACTGCAGAGCAGAAAATTGACCATCGATTTCAGGAGACGAAGGTTCTTTGGCTAAAACTAAAAATGTAAATCTGGTTACTTGAAGttctcctgtttaatttttaaaaagattttgatAAAACCAATATCCATTGGTCTCTGAAATAATACTTAATGTCTTAATTTGAGATAAGCTTTACGTGCCCACAAACAAATGTACTTTAACAAAAAGATTAGGTCTGTTTTGTATGATTTTAGATTATTGGTTAATTGTTGGCACAAAATCTACTAACTATTTCTAGCTACTAGCTATGACAACTGCCATAGGGTGCAGAAGTCAAGTTGGCATTTGAACCTatcaaaatgaaaacaattcaatgCTGAATGTATTATCTTCTGACAGAACAGTCACTCTTATGAGGAAATATGTCTTCTACATTGCAACTTAACACTTTCTAATTCTTGATTGTGGAAAATCAGACGTTTTTGAGTTTGAAACATTCGCAACTATATTTGCTTGTTAGACATATTTTGAATCATTGCACTGAATGTTAAACTAACCTGCCTGCAAATTTATTGgaatgaaaacaaactcagtGACGCTTGGACAAAATCTAGTGGCAAATATTCATAAAGTATCACAAAGGGAAACACTTACTAGAAGACTTAACGACTCAGGAAGCTATTACTGAACAAAGCATTTAGTACTAATACCAGGACAAGCATAGACTTCAAAATCCAACAATCTATGTAACATTAACATTACAATGTTGGACAAATCTGTATTTTCTAAACTATTTATGATGGTCAGAATGTGACAAGAATAAAGGGAAATATTAATAAGCAGGACTATTGCAAAGTCTGAATGAAGTGAATACCTCATTAGTATCGATTACAGTGGAGGATTACATATAATATTACAGATACATTCAGATTTGAATTTGGCAGAAATGGTTAGGGTTGCTATATATCTTAATATTTCAGCGCAACCTACTAATCCTACGATACACGCTTGTTATGGATATATACTTTTATAACTGCTTTTGTATGAGTTCCCATCAgacaaacaataaaataaaaacagcgACATCTCTGACCTGTCAGATGAGCCCTGGGTTTTTCAGTGATGTCCAACGGTGGTGCTGGAGGGGGGAATAAAAGAGGAAGTTTTGTCAGCATCACGGAACTCAGTCCACGACAAGAATACAGGAAGAACCAGTTTTTTTCAATACACATAAAGTTGGTTGAAAAAAATACTAACCAATCATTTCGGAATTCTGTGGCCCAGCCTGAAACGAAAGAAATGGGTGGTGTGAGGGAATTGGTACATCATAGAAAAAAAGTTGCTTGAAACAAGGGAGACATTCAATACTGACATTCTTATACTTTAAGGCCAAACCAAAATATAAAATTACAAGCAAGAAAGTAACATTACAATCAATGCCAAGCTGGATCAAGAGCACATTTAAAGTTGGCCATTGCTGTCTAGTTTAAGAGAACATTCAGAATGAGTGTAGTGTAGAACACCTGAAGTGTAGAACACGAAGCTTTAAAATGGCAAACTTAGAATTGCAGCTTGCTgacacagaaacaaaaacagaaattgctggaaatctgtggagagaattggTTAGAAAGTCTGAGTGAGGAGGGAAGTAGCTGTCTCTGTCTCACCTCCTGGACAGGCAGCTGTTTGACCAGCAGGTAGGCGCTCAGCGTTGCCAGGAGCAAGCAGCAGCTCACGCAGCAGGCGAGCGCCAGGCGAGCGCGTCTCCACTGAGTGTCCTGTAGCCTCACCCTGGGCGCCTGCCCCACCATAACCACAGCGTCTTCGCCGTTTGTGTCCATCCGTTCCGTGGCTCTTATCTCACCGACGGCTCTGGCTTTGCTCGGAGAGGTGGTGATTTGATTTTTGCCTTTGGCTTCCCCGACATATAAACTGCAGCTTTCCAAAGGAACTGTGACGTGGGGAATCCGTACAGGGAATGCCGCCTACGATACGAAACTCGCAGCTAgctgtttgtatgtgtatgtgtgtatttttttaaatgttacattttatcCGGCCACCCCTTCCCCCTCCGCTCCCGAAGTGAAAACCCGGAAAGTCCCTTCAACTGGAGACCTGATCAATAAACAACAACAATCTAGTTTACAAATCTCCCCAAATTGATAATAGAGTGGAGGCCAGTCGGAGCTAAAAAGCACCAAGAGTGAAAGTATTGTCTTCACATCAAATAATTTTTCAAACACCCACATGATCTTCTTACACTGTACTAGAAAGAGTAGTGAGCGAGGGGGAATTCACTTTCGGGTTTATTATAATTTTgcgtatttatttattttccggGTGCAATTGAAAtgccccttttaaaaaaaaagtgttctagTCTCTGCTCAGCCCCTGTCGTTTTccaattctgcttttgttttattctggAGAAGCCCGAACTCAGTTTAGCATTTTACAGGAACCCCAAAGGCAACAAATGTAGCGAAACGAAGGTTTGCGATTTTCAGAATTACCCTCGGGATGAGGGAGATGTAGAGAGAGTGGAATGTCCGCTTCAAAGCAAAGGCCAGGGAGAGATTCAAATAGAGACGTTCGACATTGGAAAGAATTCCACTCGCAGGACGGTGAATCAACAGATGATTTTGcgcaattaatttaaaaagaaaacatgtaAGAGGGGAGTATTGACGAAAtgttattttattcaatttatttGATGATTAACTTTTGACCTGAAAGAGTGTGGTGGCAACAGGTTTGTCAATAAgagataaataaaagaaataaaataaatcttcTGCAGAGGAAGAGTGGGGTGTGAGACTAATAAGATCTTCCAATAGTGAAACAGGTAAAAAGGAGTTAATAGTTTCTTGGGCTGTGTGATTCCATGAACATCTCAATACGAAGGAAATCCTTCATGGCAAGGAATGGTTGTGATAGAAAATCTTGCGCATTTCAAGAGTATGCTTTGAGAAAGATATTgaataacaaaaataatttatcCTGGTTTCAAATAGATGTCTGACAAGAGAGGCAAACGTTCGATATGGGTTAATGGCATTGTTTGACTAATCACAGAAAGGTGAACATGGGTAGAGACCTGCTGTTGGCACTTGCTTGGTCTTGTTGATAACTTGACAGGGATGTGGAAAGgcgtattttcagcattttctggttgTATTTTAGGAGTCATGACGTGTATGCTTTTTAACATACTGACTGTGTTTCAAATAATGCCCATAAATTTATCTTGCAAATTGTACTTCAAGATTAAATCACATAATTTATACCACGGTATTCAAAATGTAATGCTAATGTTTTCTTTATATTTAACAAGCACATTGATTGGTGCTAGTGACCTCTTTTTTTCTACTATAGATCCCATCATTACAAACATCAGTTTGTCTACTGTGGTATAAACTCTGCTCCACCTAAAAATCATTTCAGTGGTATGCATTCACTCGGAGTATGTGGTGTAATTGAAGAGTTAATCCATTTCAGCATATTGATAATAAATGAGCTTCACTGTTATTTTGCATTTGCCTTACACCATATTCCAGGTAATGTGAAACTTTTCTATATTGAGCATTTTTATTTGGAGTATAGTATTGTGTATAATATTTCCTCAACACACAGTAGTGCATGGTTAATACAGTCACATGTACATAGTGATTCTGGAGCAACTCATTGTTTCTCTTCATTCCATGGGTTTCCCTGCAGTAAATGTTGACTATGAAGTGTGTAAGTAACTGGCAGACTTACAACTGAAGTCATTTTCAGTGTGACGAAACTGAGTGTAATTATGATGGACATAATCAAGTTAGATTTTCATAAATGTAAGATTACTGAGGAAGTATTGATGTGAATAAAAATGCTGTGTTTGTTTCAATGTTTTGTTGGAATTTTTCTTTTATGTTACCACCTTTGAATTGGGAAAAATACTTTTTTTAGATATTATTTATACGAAGTAAATGGAACTTTATTTACTGAAAAGAATCAGGCTATTTCTCTGAGCAGCAACTCAAAATATTTATAGAATTAATTacgatgtcatttttaaaatataatgctGAAAATACTTTAGAATTGAAAATAAACATTAATCTCCCTACTGCAAATACTTggccttttttttcctttatttccaCAGAAATAACTGGGAATGCAACTCCATGGACATTAACAGTATATTGCCTGAGTTAGTAAACAAGAAGATTGCATCAGCATTACTACTTGTCTGATTATTACATTTAATTTTCTATCTGGATGATAATAGGTGTAACATTTACGAGGATGTGAAACTTATATTTGTTTGTGCCTGGTTAAGATTGCTGCACTTGTAGCTGTGGATTTTGCAGTCAGGGTGGGTGGTGAATGGCTatgattaaatatctgtcttGGGTTTCTTGCTTGTAAAGGCATTTGTGTGCTTTTTCTTCTGCAGTTATGATTACTTTCTGTGTACTTGTTTCTACTGTATACTTCTGCTGCTTCCTGCAACTTCTGGGGTTTCGATGTTTAGATGAATGTATAAAAATAGAAAGTTTACTCTCATATTTTTGTGGTGACTATCATGATTTGCTTCAATCATTATTGACTACactttgtgtaatctgcaactAATGAGGTAGATCAATCCAAAGGTGTGTGCTTGAACATGTGTTATTATTGAATGCTGTTGATAAAAATAATCAGTGGTTAGTCTCTTAGTTTGTAGATGTATCACTTGTGTTGCTTTTGGTGTGTCTAATTCTTTAGGTTTTCTTTTTGTCACGCCTTGCATTGACCTtttgactgtctgtctgtctcgcaaTAGGCAGTTAATGCATATAGAGTAGTTTTGTTGAGCTGCCTGTGATAAATGGAGGGGAGCTCATTAGTTCAAATAGAATTAGTTCAGTTTCCGCGATCCAAAATTAATCATTTGTAATGCTGTGTAATAACCATGTAAAAAGCAGGCACTGTGAACTGTGTAAGATTTTCTGATTTTTTCCCCCATAAACTGTTATCCTTCTGATAGTTGATACAAGTATTTTTAAATGGCTTTTACTTTAATTTGACAAAACGGTAAAATTGAGTGTTTCCAAATTGTTTGTTCAAAGGGGTTTTTTTATACGTTGACTGGAATGGCTAGGCATTAACTCTGATTGTGCAGAAATTCCATTCCAAAACACATTTTAATTGCATCTAGAACTGGACAAATGATGTGTTGAGACCAGCATGTCTCCTTCTGACATACTGTTATAATCCTTTTGCAATCGATCCATGAAAAGTGCTGTTGGTACTCTCATTTGTTCATTTCTATTAAATGttcatttctcatttttttctcttcatgGGTAATCTAGAGAGTGTTTCTTTTGATTCAAAGTATTCTTCTTGCTTTTCTTACCTGGGTATTAAGAGGTAAAGATTTTATTGCAATAAGTCGTGTTCTTTCAATGATTCTCTGAGTGAAAATCTATACATTGTTTGCCTCAATGTCTTGTTGTAAAACATAGTACTCTAGCAGAAGAAAGATTTGTAATTCCTGCTGCTAATGATTTTTTAGCTGAGATCAAatttattgctgaacaaagagaccttggagtacaggctcatagttccttaaaagtggtgtcacagataggttagtgaagaaggcgtttggtgtgttgacctttattggtcagtgtattgagtatagcagttcGGAGGTCAtactgaggctgtacaggacattggttagagctgaaaatgtgttgctggaaaagcgcagcaggtcaggcagcatccaaggaacaggagaatcgacgtttcgggcataagcccttcttcgagggcttatgcctgaaacgtcgattctcctgttccttggatgctgcttgacctgctgtgcttttccagcaacacattttcagctctgatctccagcatctgcagtcctcactttctcccaggacattggttaggccacttttggaatactgcttgcatttctgatctctctgctacaggaagaatgttgtgaaacttgaaagggtttagaaaagatttacaggcatgttgccagggttagagagtttgagctgtagggagactctgaataggctggggctattttcctggaatgtgagaggctgaggggttacctcatagaggtttataaaatcatgaggggtatggatagggtaaatagacaaggtattttccacgggtagggggagtccaaaattagagggcatagctataaggtgagaggggaaagatttaaaagggacgtaagcagcaactttttcatgcagggggtggtgggtgagctgccagaggtagtggtggaggctagtataattacaacatttaaaaggcatctggttggataTATCAatagggtgtagagggatatgggccaaatgtgactggatttatttaggatacctagtcagcatgaacaagttagaccgaagagtctgtttctatgctggatatctcta is a window of Chiloscyllium plagiosum isolate BGI_BamShark_2017 chromosome 30, ASM401019v2, whole genome shotgun sequence DNA encoding:
- the LOC122564792 gene encoding tumor necrosis factor ligand superfamily member 15-like isoform X1 — encoded protein: MDTNGEDAVVMVGQAPRVRLQDTQWRRARLALACCVSCCLLLATLSAYLLVKQLPVQEAGPQNSEMIAPPLDITEKPRAHLTVLAKEPSSPEIDGQFSALQWEDKNGLAFTEGQLIYQKPALIIPKKGTYFVYSQVSFRDTRRGVRNTTHITLIISKLTSSYPEPTLLLSSTRSLFGNENHWKVTIYLGAIFQLQSGDRLVVNVSSVALVDITNDYKTYFGAFLL
- the LOC122564792 gene encoding tumor necrosis factor ligand superfamily member 15-like isoform X2, which translates into the protein MDTNGEDAVVMVGQAPRVRLQDTQWRRARLALACCVSCCLLLATLSAYLLVKQLPVQEAGPQNSEMIAPPLDITEKPRAHLTVLAKEPSSPEIDGQFSALQWEDKNGLAFTEGQLIYQKPALIIPKKGTYFVYSQVSFRDTRRGVRNTTHITLIISKLTSSYPEPTLLLSSTRSLFGNENHWKVTIYLGAIFQLQSGDRKRKKSKAPF